CTATGCTGTCGTGCTTCAGACTCCGAGGTTTTCTTACTCCAGAATAAGATCGGATGCAATTGTCCTTCGTGCCATTGTAACAACGCCGCTGCAAACCCGTCCTTTGACGCATCAGTGTGTATCTCGGTTTTTGCATTCCTGCGATAAAGTTTCAAGACCGGCTCTTTCACCAATGCTTCCTTTAATGTAGCGAACGCCTGCTGCTTCTCCAGACTCATTTTAAATGGGACATCTTTTCGCAGCAGATTGGTCAGTGGTTTGGCGATTAGCGAATAGTTTCTTATGAATTTACGGAAAAACCCAGTTAATCCTAAAAACGACTGCACAGCCTTTATGATTTTCGGCATCGGGAACTTGCTGacggctttggttttctccaatccaggcttgatttcacctcctccaacttggtggcccaaaaatgtaatggccgactgcagaaatcggcacttcttccacttcatcttcagcccgtattcagctgcagcatcaaAAACCTTCTTCAGCTTTCCCAGGTATTCGTCGGCGGTTTCAGCGTGTATAacgatatcgtccatgtacaggtcaagaatgttttcatttataaggttttgaaatacaaaacacataaaacggatgaaaactgctggcgaattgcaaaaaccgaaaggcgcacggttgaactcaaagaggccttccttcgttataaacgacgtatattttttgctgctttcttccACAGGAACGTGGAAAAACCCATTTTCTAGGTCCATGATGGTAAACACTTtagcattttccagtttttccagcacctcTTCAACGATTGGAACGGGAAAGCAATCTTTCAAGACCATCTTGTTCAACTGACGATAGTCCACGCAGACCCGGCTGCTCCCATCCTTTTTCTTAACAATTACAGTCCGACTGGCGAAATTTGATGATGAGCGTCGTTGTATCCCAGCGTTGGCCCAttcatcgatctgctgcttgacaacgtcggcttcgctgatggccactcgacttggcgaatgtcgaaacggcgctattttctcgtccggtacgatcttcagcatgatcgggcacactgcagtctgcttcttttcagtaaagtcctgaatcattgattggacggcatctctgaactgcgatggaatgtttatgtcagtaTTTTCTTCGACCACGTTGTAATTTGTGTGCCAGTCGCATTCCGTCGATCTCCACTTCTGCCGTAAACTGCCCAGCGGAGCGTGTGATGTTGTTTCCAAGTCCCCTCAAAGTTGACGAACTGGCTTGCAGTTCACTCATTTTGCCGAACACTGACATCTTTAATAGGGAAACATCTGCACCGGTGTCTATGAGCCCCTTGACTTGCACGTCGTTAATTTTAAGAGACTTCAGGCGTTTTTCCTCGTATGCAACGtttacggcagcagcactcgggcAATCCTTAGACATGTGTCCAGTCTGATTGCAGCGGAAACACTTTAATGCAGCTCGGCAATCCTTGCGTAGATGCTCCAGGGATCCACAATTGTAGCAGTGTTGCTTCCTTTCATATTTGTGAAATTGGACTTCTTTCCGAACGGCTGTGGgtctttttgtttcggggcaAAACCCCCATCAACCGCGAGCGTTCTTTCGTAGATTTCGTACTTCTCTCGCAGCTGCTTGTATGAGCTGCATCCATACAAGGTGTACTTATAATCCGTTTTTAAATTCAGTCCGTCGACAATGTATCGAATCACCGACTCCGTGTCTGTTGTCCCACGTGCAGCAATGCGTTTCATCTGTAGTATATATTCGTGAAAACTTTCCCCGGCAATCTTCCCTCGCATAGACAATTGATTGTGAATTTGCGCACTGCATAAACGCTCACACTCAAACTCCTGTAAAAGTTGGTGACGCAATTGGCCGTACTCATACACTGCTGTGGACTCGAGAAAAAGAGCGGCTGTACTTGTCATTTTTGCTCGGGCTTgcacgtatttttgtttgtcatctagtccgtatgcttcagcgtttagctcgaagttaataaaccactgctgtaccgacatattttctccgttgaattctggaatcattttggcaaaattttccactaccagttttgcatcatttttcttgtctatttcatcagcatttattttcatcgagagcagttgaaccagctgttggagcgtctgtgtgttttcttctaggagtgttgacctcatcgcttcctcgttcgcgttttgctggcgattgatcctgttttcttctgatccacttgggccttcgtttttctgcatattcccggctggtggtcctcttgtattttccattataattctACTGCGCAATACTCTTGTGGGCAGCCGGCTTGAAACAACCCTTTTTTCTCGGTTCTTCTTTTCACCCACTCGCTGTCTCGCTTCCTCTGCTTGCGGCTTCCGAGAGTCAAATGCGCAGTTTTTTTGCACCgaatttttgctttttcgtctcgcttcgtctgctgccggcttctgagacatgagacacacaattttttttccatttacaCAGGCAGTACGCGACCGGTTGAGCCccaaatgtaagatattatttagagtattgtttattcgtattattatcgcggtggcctggtatgtgtgcttacaaaagttcttaatgttacggcttatttctgctgattttctgctgctgcctgagtcgcgtccgtatgctgctgctctctccttttcactgcttcgctctgttcctcttcttctctgtccgctgttgatctgctgctgttactactgctgttgctgccgctgttactactgctgttgctgctcatcagctgttcctctgctgctgttattactgctgttgcttatccccgctgccccctcaataggccagctggcccactccttcttacatatattatatatattatatttagtCAAATAaggaatacaaattaaatttgacgCGAGTAACAAGCAAGCTGCCAGAAACCTAAATGTGAAATGTATACGTGGTTAAAATCACAACGTCTAACACGATTCGGCTCGgtttaatgaaatttaaaaaagccaaaacaatttttttaccTATTTGGAtacaaaagtaaaaaaaaatagacgGTATGCGTCCTCAAATTGTACTTTTGAAAAATAAGGGACACTCTAATACATATACACCTTTGACCTTTAGCCATAAACACGGCTAGAATCGTGTCGAAATCGTCGAGAATAAAGTAAATTGTTTAATTCTAAACAAATTCTCGTGGGAAATGCCCAGCTAACAACAATTATTATTGACAGATGTTGGTCATGTGCATTTTGTGGTCTGAGATGATTGCTTGTTTGCGTTGCTAAGATATAGTAAGAAGCATATGCAAGCGTTTAAGTTTATTGTATTCAATTTATATTACAAGGTAGTATAATTTTGTGACAGGGTACTATCGCCTGGTTTGAGCACTTGTCGTACATTAATATATTACAAGGTAGTATTATTTTGTGACAGTGTACTATCGCCTGGTTTGAGCACTTGTCGTACATTAATATTAATTCGTGAATCATCTAGATAACGAGAAAACGGTTTCCAGAAATTCCACTCGCCCACTTTCTGATACAAGATATTATCCAATAAGTTTTTTCCGATTATTTCAGTTTCGATGTTTTCAATTGGCAGTTCCGAAGTCCAAGATACCTTTGTTTTGATAATACGTGGCACTGCGTGATGGCAGAGACGGGATTTGTCTGACATTATTAAAACGTCACCACTGTGGATGTACAATGCGGTTGGTATTTCATCGTTAGTTTTTCCACCGATGAAAAATATTGCTGTCTGTCCAAAGCTGTGTGGTAAATATACAAGTTAATTATatgatttttaatatattatcgAGTTTGACACTTTACCTAAAAGAAAACAGTGGAGCAGAATGATTAGGTTCAGAATGATCTGTGTGACCAGATAAACTTGTGCCAATTGGGTAGTAATTGACAATAGCAGCTTCGGGCTTAAAATTATTGAAGCCCAAAAtagatgaaaaaaaaatacacatgCTTTTCAGATCAGTTGGAAATGGTGAACGCATAGACTCGTCGTAAATCTTGGTGTCCCAATTATGATGATAACCAAATGTTGTCCAACGCATCGCAAATTTTAGTCGTTGCATCTCAATGATATTGGCACATTGATGAAGCTCTTTCCACCAGTCAGATCTAGCTGAATCCGGGAACAGcctttcatttaaattaactTTGTTTGGTGTTCTCGGATAGTCTCGCAGACAGCGAGCAATCCAATAACGCTGACCTCGTTCTGTAAACGGGTTTCGTATTAACAATAACCCCGGATGATTATCAAGAGTATAAGAACGCCAATCATTTAGCGGTTTTAGCCCAGCAACCATCAgaatattgtttttgttggagATATTTGAATGTTG
The sequence above is a segment of the Drosophila pseudoobscura strain MV-25-SWS-2005 chromosome X, UCI_Dpse_MV25, whole genome shotgun sequence genome. Coding sequences within it:
- the LOC117185137 gene encoding nucleic acid dioxygenase ALKBH1-like; the protein is MLPALYKFEQHSNISNKNNILMVAGLKPLNDWRSYTLDNHPGLLLIRNPFTERGQRYWIARCLRDYPRTPNKVNLNERLFPDSARSDWWKELHQCANIIEMQRLKFAMRWTTFGYHHNWDTKIYDESMRSPFPTDLKSMCIFFSSILGFNNFKPEAAIVNYYPIGTSLSGHTDHSEPNHSAPLFSFSFGQTAIFFIGGKTNDEIPTALYIHSGDVLIMSDKSRLCHHAVPRIIKTKVSWTSELPIENIETEIIGKNLLDNILYQKVGEWNFWKPFSRYLDDSRININVRQVLKPGDSTLSQNNTTL